One Rubripirellula reticaptiva genomic region harbors:
- the fliW gene encoding flagellar assembly protein FliW yields MRIDTQRFGTLRLNANQLFLFPQGLIGMETLRQWALLPDPQNESVAWLQSASRGDRAIALVSPRAFFEDYRVHVTRRELACLHMQPGAEMYVMTTVSGHVGKLTTNLRSPLLLNLSRRLGCQVITSDDQPIQRPLPLASQAAASMAEVLRAA; encoded by the coding sequence ATGCGGATCGACACGCAGCGTTTCGGCACATTGCGACTCAACGCGAATCAACTGTTCCTGTTTCCGCAGGGATTAATTGGCATGGAAACCCTTCGTCAGTGGGCGTTACTGCCTGATCCTCAGAACGAGTCCGTGGCGTGGTTGCAAAGTGCGTCGCGCGGCGACCGAGCCATTGCACTGGTCAGCCCGCGAGCGTTCTTCGAAGACTACCGCGTTCACGTCACTCGCCGCGAACTTGCATGCTTGCATATGCAACCCGGAGCCGAGATGTACGTAATGACGACCGTCTCGGGACACGTCGGTAAATTAACCACCAACTTACGGTCACCGTTGCTCTTGAACCTTAGCCGTCGACTCGGTTGCCAGGTCATCACCAGCGACGATCAACCGATCCAACGCCCACTGCCGCTGGCAAGCCAAGCCGCAGCATCGATGGCCGAAGTCCTGCGGGCAGCGTAA
- the csrA gene encoding carbon storage regulator CsrA → MLVLSRHRDESIMIGDDVVVTIVDIRGDKVRLGIEAPQSIPVHRQEVYDAIQRENRRATQTGTGATKDVQPPKN, encoded by the coding sequence ATGCTCGTCCTTTCCAGGCACCGCGACGAAAGCATCATGATTGGCGACGATGTCGTGGTGACCATCGTTGACATTCGAGGCGACAAAGTTCGTCTCGGTATCGAAGCACCACAATCGATCCCCGTACACCGTCAAGAAGTGTATGACGCGATCCAGCGTGAAAACCGCCGGGCCACTCAAACTGGCACCGGCGCCACAAAGGACGTTCAACCGCCAAAGAACTAA